The Staphylothermus marinus F1 genome has a segment encoding these proteins:
- a CDS encoding ABC transporter ATP-binding protein encodes MGDPLLKVVDLKKYFPVKGIFFTKGYVKAVDGVSFEIERGKTMGLVGESGCGKTTVGRLVLRLLKPTSGKVFFEGKDIFKLKGKELREFRKKAQMVFQDPYSSLNPRMTVFDIIYEPVKVYKLKVSDPEKFVVNLLYQVGLNESHLYRYPHEFSGGQRQRIAIARILALNPEFIVLDEPTSALDVSVQAQILNLLKELQRKYNLTYLFISHDLGVVRYMSDWIAVMYLGQIVEYGPAEEVFEKPLHPYTKALFSAIPIPDPEITRKREKLKVPGEPPSPINPPPGCRFHPRCPFKMDICEKTEPELIEYEKDHFVKCYLYSRK; translated from the coding sequence ATGGGTGATCCATTACTAAAAGTTGTTGATTTAAAAAAGTATTTCCCAGTGAAAGGTATATTTTTCACGAAAGGCTACGTGAAAGCAGTTGATGGAGTCTCTTTCGAGATTGAACGTGGGAAAACAATGGGACTTGTGGGAGAGAGTGGTTGTGGGAAAACAACTGTTGGTAGACTAGTTCTTAGATTATTGAAGCCTACTAGTGGTAAAGTATTCTTTGAAGGAAAAGACATCTTTAAACTCAAAGGTAAAGAACTAAGAGAGTTCCGTAAGAAAGCTCAAATGGTTTTCCAAGACCCATATAGTAGTTTGAACCCTAGAATGACAGTATTCGATATAATTTATGAACCAGTTAAAGTCTATAAGCTAAAAGTTTCTGATCCAGAGAAATTTGTTGTAAACCTATTATACCAGGTAGGCTTAAACGAGTCACACCTATACCGCTACCCCCACGAGTTCAGTGGAGGGCAGAGGCAGAGAATAGCGATTGCTAGAATATTAGCATTAAACCCTGAATTCATAGTATTAGATGAACCAACATCAGCTCTAGACGTATCTGTTCAAGCACAGATTCTAAACTTGTTAAAAGAGCTTCAGAGAAAATATAATCTCACCTACTTATTTATAAGCCATGATCTAGGAGTTGTTAGATATATGAGTGACTGGATAGCAGTAATGTATCTAGGACAAATAGTCGAGTATGGACCAGCCGAAGAAGTATTCGAGAAACCACTTCACCCATATACGAAGGCATTATTCTCTGCAATACCAATACCTGATCCAGAAATTACTAGGAAGAGAGAAAAATTAAAAGTTCCAGGAGAACCACCCAGCCCAATAAATCCGCCTCCTGGTTGTCGTTTTCATCCAAGATGCCCATTCAAAATGGACATATGTGAAAAAACAGAGCCAGAGCTTATAGAATATGAGAAAGATCACTTTGTCAAGTGTTATTTATACAGTAGGAAATAG
- a CDS encoding ABC transporter ATP-binding protein — translation MSIKCDPIIEVRDLYVNFYTYAGIVKAIDSVSFKICRGETYCLVGETGCGKSVTAKSLTGLIRSPGKIEKGEVLYYPEPGAKPINLLQLSENDLRKIRGSEISYIFQDPSASLDPLYTIGYQVSETMYEHDRIRSIKEGIRKAVEILRKVLMPDAETRVKNYPHELSGGMKQRAVIGISLSNNPKLVIADEPTTALDATVQDQIMDLLKKLKERENLTVLLITHNMGLVADMCDRVAVMYAGRIVEEADIYELFKNPYHPYTKALLRAVPNPLTKMEKLESIPGTVPNLINPPPGCRFHPRCPFKMDICERERPPDIWVGPGHRIACWLYGEKKSSEGA, via the coding sequence ATGAGTATAAAATGTGACCCAATTATTGAGGTTAGAGACCTATACGTTAACTTCTACACATATGCTGGAATAGTTAAGGCAATTGATAGTGTAAGCTTTAAGATATGCCGTGGAGAAACATACTGCCTAGTAGGAGAAACTGGATGTGGTAAATCAGTAACAGCTAAATCACTCACAGGACTCATACGCTCCCCTGGCAAAATAGAAAAAGGAGAAGTCCTATACTATCCAGAACCAGGAGCAAAACCTATAAACTTGTTACAGCTCAGCGAAAACGATCTAAGAAAGATTCGTGGCTCGGAAATATCATATATTTTCCAAGATCCTTCAGCAAGTCTTGACCCGCTATATACTATTGGCTACCAAGTATCAGAAACAATGTATGAACATGATAGGATAAGATCGATAAAGGAGGGAATACGTAAAGCTGTAGAGATACTGAGGAAAGTATTAATGCCTGATGCAGAAACTAGAGTAAAGAATTATCCACACGAATTAAGCGGTGGTATGAAGCAGAGAGCTGTTATAGGAATATCTCTCAGCAACAACCCTAAACTAGTAATAGCAGATGAGCCTACAACAGCGCTAGATGCAACGGTTCAAGACCAAATAATGGATCTCTTAAAGAAATTAAAGGAGAGAGAAAACCTAACTGTTCTACTTATCACTCATAATATGGGGCTTGTAGCGGATATGTGTGATCGTGTTGCTGTAATGTATGCTGGTAGAATAGTTGAGGAAGCAGATATTTATGAATTATTTAAGAACCCGTATCACCCATATACAAAGGCACTACTTAGAGCAGTACCAAACCCATTAACTAAGATGGAAAAGCTAGAATCAATACCTGGAACAGTTCCAAACCTAATAAATCCGCCTCCTGGTTGTCGTTTTCATCCAAGATGCCCATTCAAAATGGACATATGTGAGAGGGAGAGGCCTCCAGATATATGGGTAGGGCCTGGTCATAGAATAGCTTGTTGGTTATATGGTGAGAAAAAGAGTTCCGAAGGTGCTTGA
- a CDS encoding ABC transporter permease, with the protein MSEEVYEKKILDKIMDKIIDGYAKLMDKIRPGWYRRNKARIDEWKLMAYAFNRSPPGLIGFFLVIIFLVIAIIGPFIAPFSYDLPLSSFDKKAYLAPPGTVITIPNNSLSQFFGVKPGNYTLLLGGDDYGRDLLSRILYGARTSLVVAILVMLVGPWIGIAIGLIAGYYGGKIDEALMRLTDIFLAFPGLILAIAFSAVLPPRIQDFLNANPTIRDFFLSLFALKPQHAGAMAYLVSVIIALWIVWWPGYARLVRGLVLSARENVYVEAARALGVPTRWILLRHIFPNILGPVLVYLTLDFGGVILTEAGLSFLGVGAVPPIADWGRIINDGSQYFPNSWWLVFYPGLMILLTVLGFNLIGDTLRDVLDPKTRRSVEFKLKKKKGGKK; encoded by the coding sequence ATGAGTGAGGAAGTATATGAGAAGAAAATACTTGATAAAATAATGGATAAGATAATAGATGGATATGCTAAGCTAATGGACAAGATAAGACCTGGATGGTATAGGAGAAACAAGGCTAGAATAGATGAATGGAAACTAATGGCTTACGCATTTAACAGATCGCCTCCGGGACTAATAGGTTTCTTCCTAGTCATAATATTCCTAGTCATTGCAATAATTGGTCCCTTCATTGCTCCATTCAGTTATGACTTGCCTCTTTCATCATTTGATAAGAAAGCATACCTTGCTCCCCCAGGCACAGTGATAACAATACCAAATAATAGTTTATCACAGTTTTTCGGAGTTAAGCCTGGAAACTATACATTGCTTCTTGGAGGAGACGATTATGGTAGAGACTTGTTAAGTAGAATACTGTATGGTGCTAGAACAAGCTTAGTAGTAGCTATACTCGTGATGCTTGTAGGTCCATGGATCGGGATAGCAATTGGCCTTATAGCAGGTTATTATGGTGGTAAAATAGATGAAGCATTAATGAGGCTTACAGATATATTCCTAGCATTCCCAGGCTTAATACTTGCAATAGCGTTCTCAGCTGTACTTCCACCGAGGATTCAGGATTTCCTAAACGCTAACCCTACAATACGTGATTTCTTCCTATCACTATTTGCTCTAAAACCACAGCATGCAGGCGCAATGGCTTACTTGGTAAGCGTAATAATTGCTTTATGGATAGTTTGGTGGCCAGGATATGCAAGGCTTGTCCGCGGATTAGTATTGTCTGCGAGGGAGAATGTATATGTTGAAGCTGCGAGAGCTCTTGGAGTACCTACTAGATGGATATTGTTGAGACATATCTTCCCCAATATACTTGGACCTGTACTGGTTTATCTTACACTAGACTTTGGAGGAGTAATATTGACAGAGGCAGGACTTAGCTTTTTGGGTGTTGGAGCTGTTCCACCAATAGCTGATTGGGGACGCATAATAAATGATGGATCCCAGTATTTCCCAAACTCTTGGTGGCTAGTGTTTTATCCGGGACTAATGATTTTGTTGACTGTCCTGGGATTCAACCTTATAGGTGATACTTTAAGAGACGTCTTAGATCCCAAGACTCGTAGAAGCGTAGAATTTAAACTTAAAAAGAAGAAGGGTGGGAAGAAATGA
- a CDS encoding ABC transporter permease: MAELKRFLVRRLLTFIPTLIGVTFIVFVIAAVIPTDPARMWAGGEKANPKVVEQLKKEYHLEGNILERYYFVMYKLFTNQMVSPVTHHYIWDDLAKKFPVTFQLTIIAFIYIIIIGIPLGILAALKRDSWVDTTVRILALIGVSTPVFWLAYLLIFLFFTQLGWITLAGTPKPSYSYTGVPLIDALIRLDFPMLAEIFKRYSLPGFILGFMGIGVTARIVRNSFLDAMNADYTEYAIARGLRKLRIYRHIFRNALVPVVTVLGLMFGGLLGGAPITERVFGLPGLGNYMLNAINQYDYLALMGAVFFVALIYLTANLIVDILYAFIDPRVRY; the protein is encoded by the coding sequence ATGGCGGAGCTAAAACGTTTCCTTGTTCGCCGCTTACTAACGTTTATACCTACATTGATAGGTGTTACTTTCATTGTTTTCGTAATAGCGGCTGTGATACCAACAGATCCTGCTAGAATGTGGGCTGGAGGTGAAAAAGCTAATCCTAAGGTGGTGGAGCAGTTAAAGAAGGAGTATCATTTGGAGGGGAATATACTTGAAAGATATTATTTCGTAATGTATAAGTTATTTACTAATCAAATGGTTAGCCCTGTAACTCATCATTATATATGGGATGATCTCGCTAAAAAGTTTCCAGTAACGTTCCAGTTAACAATTATTGCGTTTATATACATTATAATAATTGGTATACCTCTAGGCATACTTGCTGCTTTAAAGAGGGATTCATGGGTTGATACAACTGTTCGTATTCTAGCATTAATAGGGGTATCTACTCCAGTATTCTGGCTAGCTTATCTACTAATATTCTTGTTCTTCACCCAGCTAGGATGGATAACTTTGGCAGGAACACCCAAGCCTTCATACTCATATACAGGTGTTCCATTAATTGATGCATTAATACGTTTAGATTTTCCAATGCTAGCCGAGATATTTAAGAGGTATTCATTGCCAGGCTTCATATTGGGCTTCATGGGTATAGGTGTTACAGCTAGGATTGTGAGGAATAGTTTCCTAGACGCTATGAACGCTGATTACACAGAATACGCTATAGCTAGGGGATTAAGAAAACTAAGAATTTACCGCCACATCTTTAGAAATGCTCTTGTACCCGTAGTGACTGTTCTGGGATTAATGTTTGGAGGATTACTTGGAGGTGCACCCATTACAGAGAGGGTTTTTGGACTACCAGGTCTTGGAAACTATATGTTGAACGCTATTAATCAATACGACTACCTTGCATTAATGGGTGCTGTATTCTTTGTTGCACTAATATATCTTACAGCTAACCTGATAGTTGATATACTCTATGCATTCATTGATCCAAGAGTTAGATATTAG